Proteins from a genomic interval of Enterococcus faecium:
- a CDS encoding FeoA family protein — MQTLAQAKQNFVYQVERIETEEKTKRHLQNIGIVAGSKIVVVNLSGNNAILLVKSHRVAVSREILGQIFVNKKTASSESWTSLDQLKAGETGIVVAIHGQGAVKRRLMDMGLTRNVKIVIRKLAPLGDPIELTVRGYELTLRKSEAELILIQREEKE, encoded by the coding sequence ATGCAGACCTTAGCGCAGGCAAAGCAGAATTTCGTTTATCAAGTCGAACGAATCGAAACAGAAGAAAAAACAAAACGCCATTTGCAAAATATCGGGATCGTTGCCGGAAGTAAAATCGTCGTCGTCAATTTATCAGGCAACAATGCCATTTTACTGGTAAAAAGTCATCGAGTGGCAGTAAGTCGGGAAATACTAGGTCAAATCTTTGTCAATAAAAAGACTGCTTCCTCTGAAAGCTGGACTTCTCTTGATCAATTAAAAGCAGGAGAGACTGGGATCGTCGTAGCAATCCACGGACAAGGCGCAGTGAAGCGACGGTTAATGGATATGGGATTGACGCGAAATGTAAAAATAGTTATCCGAAAACTAGCCCCTCTGGGAGATCCAATCGAACTGACAGTGCGAGGGTATGAACTGACGTTACGAAAGTCAGAGGCCGAACTAATCTTGATACAAAGGGAGGAAAAAGAATGA
- the nrdH gene encoding glutaredoxin-like protein NrdH, with product MNVKIFSKNNCMQCKMVKRFLTENQIAFEEVNIDEQPEAVDWLKAQGFQSVPVITSDAETVIGFRPDQLRKLAS from the coding sequence ATGAACGTAAAAATCTTTTCTAAAAATAATTGTATGCAATGTAAGATGGTCAAACGGTTTTTAACAGAAAATCAAATTGCTTTTGAAGAAGTCAATATCGATGAACAGCCTGAAGCAGTAGACTGGTTGAAAGCACAAGGATTCCAAAGTGTTCCTGTCATTACTTCTGATGCAGAAACAGTTATCGGATTCCGTCCTGATCAGTTGCGTAAACTTGCCAGCTAA